The Cervus canadensis isolate Bull #8, Minnesota chromosome 29, ASM1932006v1, whole genome shotgun sequence genome includes a window with the following:
- the CD81 gene encoding CD81 antigen isoform X2, which yields MMFVGFLGCYGAIQESQCLLGTFFTCLVILFACEVAAGIWGFVNKDQIAKDVKQFYDQALQQAIVDDEANNAKAVVKTFHETLNCCGSNTLTTLTTSVLKNSLCPSGGNVITNLFKEDCHGKIDELFSGKLYLIGIAAIVVAVIMIFEMILSMVLCCGIRNSSVY from the exons ATGATGTTTGTTGGGTTCCTGGGCTGCTACGGGGCCATCCAGGAGTCCCAGTGCCTCCTGGGCACG ttcTTCACCTGCCTGGTGATCCTCTTTGCCTGTGAGGTGGCCGCTGGCATCTGGGGTTTTGTCAACAAGGACCAA ATCGCCAAGGACGTGAAGCAGTTCTATGACCAGGCCTTGCAGCAGGCCATAGTGGACGACGAAGCCAACAATGCCAAGGCCGTGGTGAAGACCTTCCATGAGACG CTTAACTGTTGTGGCTCCAACACGCTGACCACACTGACCACCTCTGTGCTCAAGAACAGCCTGTGTCCCTCCGGCGGCAACGTCATCACTAATTTGTTCAAG GAGGACTGCCACGGGAAGATTGACGAGCTCTTCTCGGGGAAGCTGTACCTCATTGGCATCGCGGCCATCGTGGTCGCTGTGATCATG aTCTTCGAGATGATCCTGAGCATGGTGCTCTGCTGCGGCATCCGGAACAGCTCAGTGTACTGA
- the CD81 gene encoding CD81 antigen isoform X1 gives MGVEGCTKCIKYLLFVFNFVFWLAGGVILGVALWLRHDPQTTNLLYLELGDRPAPNTFYVGIYILIAVGAVMMFVGFLGCYGAIQESQCLLGTFFTCLVILFACEVAAGIWGFVNKDQIAKDVKQFYDQALQQAIVDDEANNAKAVVKTFHETLNCCGSNTLTTLTTSVLKNSLCPSGGNVITNLFKEDCHGKIDELFSGKLYLIGIAAIVVAVIMIFEMILSMVLCCGIRNSSVY, from the exons CTGGCCGGAGGTGTGATACTGGGCGTGGCCCTGTGGCTTCGTCATGACCCGCAGACCACCAACCTCCTGTATCTGGAGCTCGGAGACCGGCCCGCCCCCAACACCTTCTATGTGG GCATCTACATCCTTATTGCCGTGGGTGCCGTGATGATGTTTGTTGGGTTCCTGGGCTGCTACGGGGCCATCCAGGAGTCCCAGTGCCTCCTGGGCACG ttcTTCACCTGCCTGGTGATCCTCTTTGCCTGTGAGGTGGCCGCTGGCATCTGGGGTTTTGTCAACAAGGACCAA ATCGCCAAGGACGTGAAGCAGTTCTATGACCAGGCCTTGCAGCAGGCCATAGTGGACGACGAAGCCAACAATGCCAAGGCCGTGGTGAAGACCTTCCATGAGACG CTTAACTGTTGTGGCTCCAACACGCTGACCACACTGACCACCTCTGTGCTCAAGAACAGCCTGTGTCCCTCCGGCGGCAACGTCATCACTAATTTGTTCAAG GAGGACTGCCACGGGAAGATTGACGAGCTCTTCTCGGGGAAGCTGTACCTCATTGGCATCGCGGCCATCGTGGTCGCTGTGATCATG aTCTTCGAGATGATCCTGAGCATGGTGCTCTGCTGCGGCATCCGGAACAGCTCAGTGTACTGA